In one Sander lucioperca isolate FBNREF2018 chromosome 7, SLUC_FBN_1.2, whole genome shotgun sequence genomic region, the following are encoded:
- the LOC116038393 gene encoding SH2 domain-containing protein 7-like — MTPGSNCTLLRKGIERNCCVRYRQQKSRSGSVTKDPRPRKSPCLRTCLTFCFKDQGRMEQREPSVDSHEGTEGRLRELASKWFIETQVPLIVHNGFFPTWFLGFITRKEGEEILREKELGCFLIRLSDKAIGYILSYKGRDRCRHFVINQSESGQFVVCGDTKGHDSVSDLIEYYKTSSIQPFGEYLTSSCFEALDKELYDTIQVSPKEKPVACEAVKNIRKPQMKSATVQPPARPPKSNRTLEEVPPLPRRSRHLDSGPVNDLLYAQLRKQIPREIPRSQHICQDNFPGNNPGRAGRSPTQDQNRCSPPAGPESVYCELGPLDTKSRSLTLLDNSSDGEQSYRLSAPPHTPPRLSPKPVRQANYSGPAPERTDSCSRASSCNSLENMSDSAVYHLAGRPGSPHTTSSGARSSASEQHSGSVYAEVPIEAAVGRFPHDNTYELIPGHENTPQPNSNTYEPLEDIRPKHNHSSWGLKNDKWKWLFPEAKRKW, encoded by the exons ATGACACCAGGTTCAAACTGCACGCTCTTAAGGAAAG GGATTGAAAGAAATTGCTGTGTACGGTACAGACAACAGAAATCCAGATCAGGGTCAGTGACAAAGGATCCCAGACCTAGAAAATCCCCCTGCCTCAGGACCTGTCTGACGTTTTGCTTTAAG GACCAGGGGAGGATGGAGCAAAGGGAGCCATCAGTGGATTCTCATGAGGGGACTGAAGGAAGACTCAGGGAATTGGCTTCAAAGTGGTTCATAGAGACTCAAGTTCCACTCATCGTCCACAACGGCTTCTTCCCCACTTGGTTCCTGGGCTTCATCACAAGGAA GGAGGGTGAAGAAATACTCAGAGAAAAGGAGCTGGGCTGTTTCCTGATCCGTCTCAGTGATAAGGCCATCGGATACATACTGTCTTATAA AGGCAGGGATCGGTGTCGACATTTTGTGATAAACCAAAGTGAATCAGGGCAGTTTGTCGTTTGTGGAGACACTAAAGGGCACGACTCTGTCTCTGATCTCATAGAATACTACAAGACGAGCTCCATTCAGCCGTTTGGAGAGTACCTGACATCTTCATGTTTTGAG GCACTGGATAAAGAGCTGTACGATACCATCCAGGTTAGCCCTAAAGAAAAGCCTGTGGCCTGTGAAGCTGTGAAGAACATACGAAAACCACAGATGAAATCGGCCACAGTGCAGCCGCCTGCACGACCACCAAAAAGCAACAGGACACTAGAG GAAGTACCACCTTTGCCTCGGAGGAGCAGGCACCTTGATAGTGGCCCCGTAAATGACCTTTTGTATGCTCAGCTCAGGAAGCAAATACCCAGGGAGATACCGAGATCCCAACACATCTGTCAGGACAATTTCCCTGGCAATAATCCAGGGAGAGCTGGGAGATCCCCAACCCAGGATCAGAACAGGTGTAGTCCTCCAGCTGGACCAGAGTCTGTTTATTGTGAGCTCGGCCCGTTGGACACCAAGAGCAGATCTCTAACGCTTCTGGACAATAGCTCTGATGGAGAGCAGTCTTACAGGCTGAGTGCACCCCCCCACACGCCACCGAGACTTTCCCCCAAGCCGGTCAGACAAGCCAATTACTCTGGCCCGGCGCCAGAGAGGACAGACTCGTGCAGCAGAGCAAGCAGCTGCAACAGCCTGGAAAACATGAGTGACAGCGCTGTCTATCACCTGGCTGGCAGGCCTGGTAGCCCACACACTACATCCTCTGGGGCCAGATCATCGGCATCAGAGCAGCACAGTGGTTCAGTGTATGCTGAGGTCCCCATTGAGGCCGCCGTTGGCCGCTTCCCTCATGACAATACATATGAGCTGATTCCTGGCCACGAGAATACACCTCAACCCAACAGCAACACTTATGAGCCTCTGGAGGACATCAGACCCAAACATAACCACTCATCCTGGGGGTTGAAG AACGATAAATGGAAATGGCTGTTTCCTGAGGCCAAGAGGAAATGGTGA
- the cib2 gene encoding calcium and integrin-binding family member 2 isoform X1, protein MGNKQTIFTDEQLDAYQDCTFFTRKEILRLHGRYHELAPHLVPMDYTNEPDCKVPLALIVNMPELKENPFRNRIVESFSEDGMGNLSFNEFVDMFSVLSEMAPRELKAIYAFKIYDFNVDNYLCKEDLEKTLNRLTKEELTPEEVQLVCEKAIEEADLDGDSKLSFADFENMITRAPDFLSTFHIRI, encoded by the exons ATGGGAAATAAGCAAACGATATTTACCGACGAGCAACTTGATGCCTACCAG GACTGTACGTTTTTCACCCGCAAAGAAATTCTGCG gTTGCATGGCAGATATCATGAGTTGGCTCCACATCTTGTACCGATGGACTACACCAATGAACCTGATTGTAAAGTGCCTTTAGCCTTAATAGTCAACATGCCAGagttaaag GAAAACCCGTTCCGCAACAGGATCGTAGAGTCTTTTTCAGAGGATGGAATGGGGAATCTCAGCTTCAATGAATTTGTGGACATGTTCTCAGTCCTCAGTGAAATGGCTCCTAGAGAACTGAAGGCCATATATGCCTTCAAAATATATG ATTTCAATGTGGATAATTACCTGTGCAAAGAGGACCTGGAAAAGACTCTAAATAGGCTGACGAAGGAGGAGTTGACTCCTGAAGAGGTGCAGCTGGTGTGTGAGAAAGCCATCGAGGAGGCGGATTTAGACGGAGACAGCAAACTCTCCTTTGCTGACTTTGAAAATATGATTACTAGGGCTCCTGACTTTTTAAG TACCTTCCATATACGAATCTGA
- the cib2 gene encoding calcium and integrin-binding family member 2 isoform X2, with product MDCTFFTRKEILRLHGRYHELAPHLVPMDYTNEPDCKVPLALIVNMPELKENPFRNRIVESFSEDGMGNLSFNEFVDMFSVLSEMAPRELKAIYAFKIYDFNVDNYLCKEDLEKTLNRLTKEELTPEEVQLVCEKAIEEADLDGDSKLSFADFENMITRAPDFLSTFHIRI from the exons GACTGTACGTTTTTCACCCGCAAAGAAATTCTGCG gTTGCATGGCAGATATCATGAGTTGGCTCCACATCTTGTACCGATGGACTACACCAATGAACCTGATTGTAAAGTGCCTTTAGCCTTAATAGTCAACATGCCAGagttaaag GAAAACCCGTTCCGCAACAGGATCGTAGAGTCTTTTTCAGAGGATGGAATGGGGAATCTCAGCTTCAATGAATTTGTGGACATGTTCTCAGTCCTCAGTGAAATGGCTCCTAGAGAACTGAAGGCCATATATGCCTTCAAAATATATG ATTTCAATGTGGATAATTACCTGTGCAAAGAGGACCTGGAAAAGACTCTAAATAGGCTGACGAAGGAGGAGTTGACTCCTGAAGAGGTGCAGCTGGTGTGTGAGAAAGCCATCGAGGAGGCGGATTTAGACGGAGACAGCAAACTCTCCTTTGCTGACTTTGAAAATATGATTACTAGGGCTCCTGACTTTTTAAG TACCTTCCATATACGAATCTGA